DNA from Hyalangium gracile:
ACGGTGCGGCTCGTCTCCGGCCGGATGCCTCGGCCAGGGACCAACGAGGTGGCGCTGGGCGCGTCCCTGGTGGGCCGTACGCCGGGGGCCACGGAGGGGGGAACGCTGCGCTTCGCCCAGCAGGTCTGGCCGGTGGTGGGCGTGCTCAGCGCGGAGGGCGGCGCCTTCGAGTCGGAGCTGTGGGCGGACGCGCGGCGGCTCGGCTCGGCGTTCGGGCGTGACGGCCCCAGCTCGGCGATCGTCCGGCTGCGCTCTCCGGCCCTGGTGGACGGCTTCATCCGCCGCGTCGAGGCGGATCCCCGCTTCACGCTGAAGGCCCAGTCCGAGTCGGACTACTGGGAGGGTCAGGCGACGGCGCTGGCCACCTTCATCCGGGTGCTGGGCCTCTTCGTGTCCTTCGTCTTCAGCATGGGAGCCATCCTGGGGGCGATGATCACCATGTACGCCCAGGTGGCCTCGCGCATCGCGGAGCTGGGGATGCTGCGGGCGGTGGGGTTCCGGCGCCGCGGCGTGCTCGCCAGCGTCATGGCCGAGTCCGCCCTGCTCGGAGTCGCAGGCGGATTGCTGGGCGCGCTGGCCGCGCTCGCCATGCGGTGGGTGGACATCCGTACCCTCAACTTCCAAACCTTCGCAGAGGTGTCCTTCGGCTTCGCGCCCACGCCGGGAATCCTGCTGGCCGCGCTCCTTTTCGGCACGGGGATGGGGCTACTCGGGGGGCTGTTGCCGGCGCTGCGCGCGGCGCGGCTCTCCATCCTGGATGCGCTCCGGGCCTGAAGCGGCGTTCGCCTGGGCGCCAGCCAGTGGGCGTCCCTGCAGGAGCTCGGGCTCGAACCCATGGCGCCCGAGCCGCTCCTGGCGGAGCCACGGCGGGAGGCAGCCCCTCCCCTGGCGGTGGGCATCACCCCCGATTACCTGAGTGGGTACCGCGACTCGGTGCTGGCGCTCATCGGCAACCTGCTGGGCACGACAGAGAAGGCCGCGCCGGGGGCCGCGAAGGCCACGTGGCCTATGGGGCCGACATTCTCGTGGGCTCGTGAGCGGCTTGCGGGTCGCTGGGCTGCGCGACGCCTCGGTGCTGGCGGAGGTTGGGCTCGTCCAGGGGGGGGCTCGCGAGGACTCGCTCACGAGACTGGAGCAGGTCGCCGGCGTCTCCGAGGTCGAGCGCTCGCAGGAGGTGCATGTGCCTCCGCTCGGCTCTCGGCCGCAATGAGCCGCACCTGCCTCCACGCTTGCGTGAGGCAGACACGAGCAACGGCTGCCTGGCTGGGGACTCCCACTGTCCTGGGCCGCGGAGAGACCTTACCGCCCTGCTGGCGAGCTAGCGGGGGGCGCGGCCTCTTCCGGGGTGGGATCACGCGGGTTGGCCTTCTCGGACTGCTTGAGGAGCTTCTTGATCAACTCGTCCATGATGGAGCTCAGCAGCCGCTCCGCGGAGAAGCCCGCGACCACTGACAACACCGCCCGCGCGAAGAACGCTGCCTCGGGGGTGGGCACCACGAACTGGACACCGCTCTGCGTGTCGCTGGCGGACACGGTCACCGAGAACAGGATCTGGGACCGCTCGAGCAGGATGATGAACAGCGCCGCGAAGGCCCCGATGAGCGGTTTGACGACGAGGTAATAGACGTAATATCGGGCCGTCGCTCCCGTTGCGATGACGAAGCGCTCCTTGGAGAGCATGTTCGAGAGAACAGCGCCTCCGATCCCGAACAGCAGGAAGGGGATCATCTGCGCTGGCGGGAAGTCCAGATACCCAAGTGGCCAGAGGCGCTCCTCGAGAACGAGCGAGAGGATGAGCGACGCGACGAAGGCCCCCAGCAGCACCATGGCGCTGAGGATCTGGATCGAGACGTTGATCGAGAGCTGCCAGAAGGTCATGTCGACCTGCTCGTTCAAGAGGCGCAGTGCCCCCTGGAGGACACTGCGGCAGCGCTCGAGCCGCGGGGCCTCCACTGTGGAGGGGGTCCCGTGGCCAGCCCTGGGTGACAGCATCTGCTTGAACACCTGGAGCGCCTCCAGGAGGGGACCGGGCGCCGCGTTCGTCCCCAGCCAGATCCTGCGCTGGATGGGGTCCTTCACCTTCCTGTCGAACTGCTCGACCACCTCCAGCCCCTTGGTGGCGAGCAGGTGCGCTGGCATGACGACCAGCAGTTGCCCATCGACCTGATGAATGAGCTCCCAGAAGGTGAAGGGCCGCTTCACCATCCGGTCGATGTGGGCCCTGGCCAGCTCCAGCATGTGGCAGCACTGCTCGAGGATGGACACCTCCCGCGTCGTGGGGTGCTCGATCTGGTTGGCGCACAGCAGGAGCGTCTCGGCCACGCGCCCCAGCTTGTTCCAGAGCTGCTGGGTGGCGGACATGCTCAGCTTGCGCCTCCGGAAGCTGGCGAGCTCGGAGAGCGTGGTGCGCTTGATCTGCTCGAGGCGGTTGGTCGTGTCGTCGGCCGTCATATCAGACACCTACGCACGCTCGGGGAGCGCAGCGAGGGGTTGGGGGCCAGCAGGCGGTTGGCCCCGGCATGGGAGCCCCCGGGGCGTGGAGCATGGGAACTCCTGCCCCGGGGTCCAGGCTGCTCACGCCCCTGACTCCGGGCGGTGAGCGGTCCCGCTACGGCAGGATGGGCTCCTCCACCACGAAGCGCTTGAAGAAGTTATTGCCGCAGTCGACCTCCACCTCCTGACGCGCCACCAGGATTCCCGTGTTGCCTCGGATGGCGTAGCCGACCTCCGCCGAGCCAGGGACGACCGCGAAGGACCGGGGCATCGGTCCACGCAGCAGCCACTGCTGCATCTTCTTCTGCCAGGCCGCCTGCAACAGATCCTCCGGCTCGGGCAAGCTCCCGGCCGAGACTCCCTCTGCGCGGGCGTTCCCACCGGGGATGGGGGGCTCCATGGAGATCCGCTCCGCGGCTCGAGCCACCGGACGGGTGCGATCGACCAGCGATGTGATGTTGAGATCGTTGTCGATCGTCACCGCCACGCTGCCCAGGCCGGGCGCCACGACAGGCACACCGTCGATGCTCTGGGTGAAGCGAATGGTCGTCTCGACGATCCTCGGAGTCTCCAGGATGCCGGAGCCCTGCGGGCTGCCGCTACACTCGTAGCGGTGGATGATGCGATCGAAGGCGAGCTCCTCGCGGTTGAGGCCTGCCTGGATCAGGAAGTCCTGCGCCGTGCGGAGCAGCGTCGCCAGCGAGGGGGTGTTGCGGCTGTCGCGGTTGGGCTGGGCAAACTGGATCTCGTACGTCCCGTCCTGCATGAGGGCCATCCGGCGATCCCCCTCCAGGTGGAGAATGGTGCCGTCCGGCCCGGCTGCCACCTCGCGCGGCAGCCGCATCGCGAGCGGTAGGCGTGCCAGCAGGGACCGCGCCCGGGACATGCTGGCGGCGTTCGGTGCGAACTGGACAGTGACGATCCGCTCCGGCAGCCGCAGGCTTGGCGCGCGCACCCCCGCCGCGGAGGAAGCCGGGTTGTACCAGGTCCACGCGTACCAGTTGCGAGGCACCGCGTCGAACGAGAAGTGCCGCTCATTGTAGAGCCGGTTGCGCGCATCCGCTTGATCCTGCCCGCAGGCCACCACCGCTGGCGACTGATGCGTCGAGATGTCGTACCAGCTGGCGTCCAGGAAGGCCCTGCTGAAGGACTTGCCGGTGTTCCAGTGCCTCCAGAACGCGCTGCCGTAGTTCGGCGCGTCCACGCTGACCGTCTCGTAACCGAACAACATGCGGAAGCCCAGGTTGGCGGGATGCCAGGTGCGCATCGGGTTGTGGCCGTTGCGGACGCGGCACGAGTAGCAGGTCGACCAGAAGATGTAGCGCACCTGCTCGTTGCCCAGGGCCATGCGGGAGGACTCGGCGCTGGTGCCCTGGCCTGCCCAGTTGGAGCCCATGGCGGCGTAGAAGACGCCGTTGCCGTCCATGCTGCCGTGGCCGGAGTGGTAGACCGCCATCACGGCGTCCATTCCGTAGGTGTCCTGCCAGTTGTCGTAGTCCTCGTAGTAGGCCCAGACGCCGACGCCCGAGTCCTGGTACCAGAAGTTGCGTGGCTTGAATTGCTCCACGTAGGCCAGCCAGCCCTGCGCATCGTCATGGGTATAGGAAAGAGGACTGGCCGAGGCGAACTGCTCGACACTGAATGCGCCGTAGTAGTCCTCGGAGAAGGCGCGGGCGCTGAGGACCTCCTGCGAGAATGGGTTCCCCACCTGCTCTGGCTGCAGCACCACGCTCAGCTGCGTGGTCGCCTGGGTCTCCTCCTCTTCCACCCGCTGCAGCAACTGCTGCGTCGTCAGATCGAGGCTCGGCTGCTTCGTCTCGGAAATGGGCTGCCTGCTAGGCTTGTCCATGGTGAATCTGCTCCTTTCATGAAGCCATCGCATCGCTGCTTCTGGATGGCCTGAAGTAGAGTGGATGCATGGGCTCGCGTTGGCATCGTCTCGTCGCGGCCCGAGTGCCCGCCAGGTTGAAGCCAAGCGCTATCGCGAGCGCGGCTCCCTAGGGGAGGATGGGCACCTGCACCACGATGCGTTTGAGGCAGTCATTGCCGCAGTCGATCTCCACCTCCTGACGCGCCACCAGGCTCGCGATGGTCCCCTGGAGGGCATAGCCCACCTCGGCAGAGCCAGGGACGACCGCGAAGGAGCGCGGCAGCCGCCCACGCAGCAGCCACTGCTTGAGGTGCTCCCGCCAGGCGGCCTGCAACAACGCCTCGGGGTCTGGCAGTTCCTCGGCGGAGAGTCCGGCTTCGGGGCCGGATGCACCCGGGAGCGGAGGGCGCATGGACACCTGATCGATGAGTCGAACCACCGGGCGGGTGCGATCACTCAGGGAGGTGATGTTGAGATCGTTGTCGATCGTGACAGTGAGGCTCCCCAGCCCCGGTGCCACCACGGGGATGCCGTCGATGGCCTGCACGAAACGGATGGAGGTCTCGATGATGCGAGGAGCCTCCAGGCTCCCGGAACCCTGAAGGCTACCGCTGGCCTCGTATTGGTGGACGACGCGGTCGAAGACGAGCTCCTCGCGTTGGAGACCTGCCTGGCTGAGGAACTCCTGCGCCGTGCGGAGCAGCATCGCGAGCGAGGGATTATTCAGGCTGTCGCGATTGGGCTGGGCGAACTGGATGTCAAACGTACCATCCCGCCTGAGGGCCAGGCTGCGCTCGCCTTCCACGTGGAGAATGGTGCCATCTGGCCTCGCGACCACCTCGCGCGACAGCCGCAAACCCAGAGGCAGTTGCGCCAGCAGGGAGCGTGTGCGGGCCATGCTGGGGGCGTTGGGTGCCAGCTGGGCGGTGAGGATCCTCCTGGGCAGGTGGAGGACTGGCGAGCGCACTCCCACCACGGAGGAGGCCGGGTTGTACCAGGTCCACGCGTACCAGTTGCGGGGCACCGTATCGCGCGAGAAGTACCGCTCATTGTAGAGCCGGTTGCGCGCATCCGCTTGATCCTGCCCGCAGGCCACCACCGCTGGCGACTGATGCGTCGAGATGTCGTACCAGCTGGCGTCCAGGAAGGCCCTGCTGAGGGACTTGTTGGCATTCCAGTGCTTCCAGAACGCGCTGCCATAGTACGGCGAGTCTACGTTGGCCGTCTCGTAACCAAACAATATGCGGAAGCCCAGGTTGGCGGGATGCCAGGTGCGCATCGGGTTGTGCCCGTTATGGACTCGGCACGAGCAACTGGCCGACCAGAAGATGTAGCGGACATGCTCATTGCCCAGAGCCATGCGGGAGGACACGGCGCTGGTGCCCTGGCCTGCCCAGTTGGAGCCCATGGCGGCGTAGAAGACGCCGTTGCCGTCCATGCCGCCGTGGCCGGAGTGGTAGACGGCCATCACGGCGTCCATGCCATATCTGTTCTGCCAGTTGTCGTAATCCTCGTAGTAGGCCCAGACCGCGACGCCCGAGTCCTGGAACCAGAAGTCGGGGGGGATCCCAGCGCCGGTCAACCAGCCCTGCGCGTCGTCGTGGGAATAGGTCAGAGGACTGGCGGCGGCGAACCGCTCGACGCTGAATGCACCGAAGGAGTTGGCCGCGTAGGAAGTAGGGGCATCGACGTCCTCTTGCACGAGCCCTGGCCCCACCTGCTCCGCCTGCAGCACCACGCGCATCTGGATGCCGGCCTGGGATTCCTCCTCCTCCAGCCGGCGCAACATCTGCTGCGTCTGCTGATCGAACTCAGGGGTGCCTGCTTCGGGAACACTCGGTCTACCTCGAGTAGCCATGGATGAGGCTCCTTTGCTTTCGGATGACCCGCAGTACGATAGGGACACGTCTTTTCACAGGCAGCGCACCTGCTTCGCTTGAGCCTTTGTCAGGCCTCGCGGGGAAAGGGGCTGGAGTCCTCACGAGCGCAAGCTGCTCCGAGGTGAGGTGTGAGCCGCCAGCCCCACGGGGAGCCCCAGGCAGGGAGGGATGGGACAGTGAGGTCACCCGGTGCGGGCCTCTCGCGGCTCCGTTCGAAGTCACATCCCCCTGAACGCCTGCCCGTGTCAGCGAGGGAAAAACTCCGCGCAGAAGAGAGACGCCGTTTTCATACAGGTGGGCGCCAACATCGATTGCTTGCATCCACCAGGTCGAGGAGCGAACGCGGCACTCGTCCCCCGGCGCGCGGATGAGCGCTCAACCGGGACAATCGCCACGGATGGAATGCTGGACTCCGCCTTGCACTGGGTCCTGGCCGGCGCCATTCGGTCTGGCGTCGCCAGCAATCTCCGACCGAAAGGAGTATGACAATGGCCAACGATCTTGGCTCCCCGGAGTTCGAGAGTGTGGAGGGGCGCATTTCTCCCCAGCAGACGATTGCCCCGGCTCGGGGGGCCACCGGCCCCTACGCGGCCTACGAAAAGGTGGTGCAGCCCGAGAAGGGCATGGTGTTCGGCACCGGCTGGCTGCCTCCCATGCCCGACCTGCGGGACTACACCCCAGTGACTCCAGTGGTCGCGGAGATGTCGGCCAGGCTCGGCATCTCGCCTGGACACTTCGCCGCGGCGCTGCCCTCGAGCATCGACTTGAGGAGGTACTGCTCGCCCATCGACAACCAGGGCGCACTCGGCTCATGCACGGCGCACGCCGCGGTAGGCATCGTCGAGTACTTCCAGAACCGCTCCTACGAGTCCTACGTCGAGGGCTCGAAGTTGTTCGTCTACAAGGTCACGCGCAACCTCATGAACGTACAGGGGGATACGGGCGCCTATCTGCGATACACCATGGCAGCGCTCACCTACTGCGGCGTCCCTCCGGAGAAGTACTGGCCCTACACCACCGTCGCAAAACCCGGGCTGAACACTCCGCATGGATTCGACGATGAGCCGAGCACGTTCGTCTACGAGCTGGCCGAGAACTATGAGGCCATCTCCTACTTCCGCCACGATCCGTCGGGCGTCACTCCCGACACCGTCTTGAAGAGCGTCAAGACGTACCTCGCCCATGGCGTCCCCTGTATGTTCGGCTTCTTCGGGTTCCCCTCGTGGCAGAGTGGGGATGTCCGCGGCGCGTTCCCGGTGCCTTGCAAGGACGAGCAAGCCATCTGGGGACATGCCGTCGCCGCGGTCGGGTATGACGACACCATCACCATCACGAACAAGCGGTGCGGCCTCAAGTCGACAGGCGCCCTCCTCATTCGCAATTCGTGGGGTGCCGACTGGGGGGACCAGGGTTATGGCTGGCTGCCCTACGAATACGTGCAGAACTCCCTGGCGGTCGACTTCTGGTCCATCCTGGGCATGAGATGGGTGGATACGCGGCGCTTCGGACTGGAGACGATGCACCACTGAGAGTGCCGTCCGTCTTGAAGGCTGGCAGCGGCGCGTCAGCGCCGCGCCACACTCCAC
Protein-coding regions in this window:
- a CDS encoding ABC transporter permease, with translation MVPLYYNTRSLWGRRLSTGLTVMGLGLVVFVFAAVLMLARGIEAALSAGGDPGNVVLLREGTDSELGSFVERNALRVLSTGPEVATSVEGEPLAAGEVVVLVALPRDGGSVMNTTARGISAQSLAARPTVRLVSGRMPRPGTNEVALGASLVGRTPGATEGGTLRFAQQVWPVVGVLSAEGGAFESELWADARRLGSAFGRDGPSSAIVRLRSPALVDGFIRRVEADPRFTLKAQSESDYWEGQATALATFIRVLGLFVSFVFSMGAILGAMITMYAQVASRIAELGMLRAVGFRRRGVLASVMAESALLGVAGGLLGALAALAMRWVDIRTLNFQTFAEVSFGFAPTPGILLAALLFGTGMGLLGGLLPALRAARLSILDALRA
- a CDS encoding C1 family peptidase; translation: MANDLGSPEFESVEGRISPQQTIAPARGATGPYAAYEKVVQPEKGMVFGTGWLPPMPDLRDYTPVTPVVAEMSARLGISPGHFAAALPSSIDLRRYCSPIDNQGALGSCTAHAAVGIVEYFQNRSYESYVEGSKLFVYKVTRNLMNVQGDTGAYLRYTMAALTYCGVPPEKYWPYTTVAKPGLNTPHGFDDEPSTFVYELAENYEAISYFRHDPSGVTPDTVLKSVKTYLAHGVPCMFGFFGFPSWQSGDVRGAFPVPCKDEQAIWGHAVAAVGYDDTITITNKRCGLKSTGALLIRNSWGADWGDQGYGWLPYEYVQNSLAVDFWSILGMRWVDTRRFGLETMHH
- a CDS encoding DUF6345 domain-containing protein, yielding MDKPSRQPISETKQPSLDLTTQQLLQRVEEEETQATTQLSVVLQPEQVGNPFSQEVLSARAFSEDYYGAFSVEQFASASPLSYTHDDAQGWLAYVEQFKPRNFWYQDSGVGVWAYYEDYDNWQDTYGMDAVMAVYHSGHGSMDGNGVFYAAMGSNWAGQGTSAESSRMALGNEQVRYIFWSTCYSCRVRNGHNPMRTWHPANLGFRMLFGYETVSVDAPNYGSAFWRHWNTGKSFSRAFLDASWYDISTHQSPAVVACGQDQADARNRLYNERHFSFDAVPRNWYAWTWYNPASSAAGVRAPSLRLPERIVTVQFAPNAASMSRARSLLARLPLAMRLPREVAAGPDGTILHLEGDRRMALMQDGTYEIQFAQPNRDSRNTPSLATLLRTAQDFLIQAGLNREELAFDRIIHRYECSGSPQGSGILETPRIVETTIRFTQSIDGVPVVAPGLGSVAVTIDNDLNITSLVDRTRPVARAAERISMEPPIPGGNARAEGVSAGSLPEPEDLLQAAWQKKMQQWLLRGPMPRSFAVVPGSAEVGYAIRGNTGILVARQEVEVDCGNNFFKRFVVEEPILP
- a CDS encoding DUF6345 domain-containing protein is translated as MATRGRPSVPEAGTPEFDQQTQQMLRRLEEEESQAGIQMRVVLQAEQVGPGLVQEDVDAPTSYAANSFGAFSVERFAAASPLTYSHDDAQGWLTGAGIPPDFWFQDSGVAVWAYYEDYDNWQNRYGMDAVMAVYHSGHGGMDGNGVFYAAMGSNWAGQGTSAVSSRMALGNEHVRYIFWSASCSCRVHNGHNPMRTWHPANLGFRILFGYETANVDSPYYGSAFWKHWNANKSLSRAFLDASWYDISTHQSPAVVACGQDQADARNRLYNERYFSRDTVPRNWYAWTWYNPASSVVGVRSPVLHLPRRILTAQLAPNAPSMARTRSLLAQLPLGLRLSREVVARPDGTILHVEGERSLALRRDGTFDIQFAQPNRDSLNNPSLAMLLRTAQEFLSQAGLQREELVFDRVVHQYEASGSLQGSGSLEAPRIIETSIRFVQAIDGIPVVAPGLGSLTVTIDNDLNITSLSDRTRPVVRLIDQVSMRPPLPGASGPEAGLSAEELPDPEALLQAAWREHLKQWLLRGRLPRSFAVVPGSAEVGYALQGTIASLVARQEVEIDCGNDCLKRIVVQVPILP